The genomic interval AGTGCAGGACGTGCCGGCCATCGCCGAGGTGGCGCATGCGCGCGGCGCGGCCGTGCTGCTCGACAACACCTGGGCGACGCCGCTGCACTTCGCGGCGCTGGCAAAGGGCGCGGACCTCTCGATCCAGGCGGTGACGAAATATATCGGCGGCCATGCCGATGTGATGATGGGCTATGTCGCGGCCAACGAGCGCTACGCGACGCGGCTTTCCGACCTGCACGGCCAGATGGGGATGTATGTCAGCGGCGACGACTGTTTCCTCGCGCTGCGCGGGCTCCGCACGCTTGGTATCCGCCTCAAGCGGCATCAGGAAACGGCGCTGGCGCTGGCGCGCTGGCTGGAGCGCAGGCCGGAGGTGTCTCGCGTGCTCTATCCGCCGCTGGAAAGCGATCCGGGCCACGTGGTTTGGAAGCGCGATTTCACCGGCGCCTGCGGGCTGTTCGGCGTGGTGCTGAAGCCCGCCAGCCACGCCCAGGTCGCGGCCCTGATGGACGGGATGGCGCATTTCGGCATCGGCTTCTCCTGGGGCGGTTATGAGAGCCTGATCGTGCCGTCGCATCTGGCCCGCACCGCCGCGCCCTTCGCGCTCGAAGGCCCGCTGATCCGCATCCATGCGGGACTGGAGGACCCGGCGGACCTGATCGCCGATTTGACCGTAGGCTTCGAACGGTTCAGAGACGCGGCATGACCGACGTTTTGAGCCCCGCCGAATTCGTCGCGCAGGTCGCGTTCAACGCCGATGGGCTGGTGCCCGTGATCGCGCAGCGCGCCCAGACCGGTGAAGTGCTGATGTTCGCCTGGATGACCAAGGCCACGCTGGAGCGGACGCTCGATACCGGCGACGTCACCTACTGGTCGCGCTCGCGCAAGAAGGTCTGGGTGAAGGGCGAGGAGTCCGGCCACAAGCAGCGGCTGGTCGAGGCCTGGATCGACTGCGACGGCGACGTCCTGCTGATGAAGGTCGACCAGATCGGCCCCGCCTGCCACACCGGCGCGCCGAGCTGTTTTTACCGGCAGGCGCGACTGGAAGACTTACCCCCCCCTTGAGGGGAGCGTATCGCTGCCCGACCCCTCCCCGAAATTTGCTTCGCAAATTTCGACCCTCCCTCAAGGGCAGGGTCGATTTATGTTTTCGCTGCGGCTTTGCGCCTTTGCGCCGCTTCGTGGCGGCGGTCCGCGGGTGGGGCGATGTCATCGGGGTAGGTGTGCACGACCAGCGCAATGGTCATGCCGACGCCGGCGCCGAGCAGCAGCGCCAGCGGCCAGTCGTTCATCTCGGCGACCACGGCAAAGACCAGCGCGCCGAGAATCGCGGAAATCGCGTATTTCGTCCGTTTGCGCAAAAGGGCCTCCTTCGAAGCCTCAGCCTACAAATATACCGCGCAGATGCGCATTCAAGAACGTCATGGCCGGATCGAGCTTTTCGCGCAGGCGCCGGAAATCCTCGAATTTGGGGTAAAGTTCCGCGAATTCCTCGGCCGTGCGCGTGTGGCGCTTGCCCCAGTGCGGCCGGCCCTCGACGCCGCGGAAGATGCTCTCGCACATGTCGAACAGCCGTGCCGTGTTCACCCGGTGATACTGGTGCACGGCGATTGTGGCGCTTTTGCGCTGGTAGAACGGGCTCAGCCAGACGTCGTCGGCGGCGACGGTGCGGTACTCGATGGGAAAGCCGGTATTGATCCGGCGCTTGCGGATTTCCGCCACGATCTTGCGGATGGTCTCGGGGCCCTTTTCGTAGGGCACCGCGTATTCCATCTCGTTGAAGCGGGTGGTGCGCGGGCTGGGCAGGATCTCGTGGCTC from Rhizomicrobium sp. carries:
- the hisI gene encoding phosphoribosyl-AMP cyclohydrolase; the protein is MTDVLSPAEFVAQVAFNADGLVPVIAQRAQTGEVLMFAWMTKATLERTLDTGDVTYWSRSRKKVWVKGEESGHKQRLVEAWIDCDGDVLLMKVDQIGPACHTGAPSCFYRQARLEDLPPP
- the metC gene encoding cystathionine beta-lyase — encoded protein: MADGKESKDTKLTRAGRESAAHFGVVNTPVYRASTILYPDIATLDAHAMPFTYGRRGNPTVRSLEEAICELEGAARTVLAGSGLNAVATAILAVCGAGDHLLMADSCYAPSRAFCDKTLKRFGVETTYYDPLIGAGIAALFKPNTRAVFCESPGSLTFEVQDVPAIAEVAHARGAAVLLDNTWATPLHFAALAKGADLSIQAVTKYIGGHADVMMGYVAANERYATRLSDLHGQMGMYVSGDDCFLALRGLRTLGIRLKRHQETALALARWLERRPEVSRVLYPPLESDPGHVVWKRDFTGACGLFGVVLKPASHAQVAALMDGMAHFGIGFSWGGYESLIVPSHLARTAAPFALEGPLIRIHAGLEDPADLIADLTVGFERFRDAA